From one Streptomyces sp. CA-210063 genomic stretch:
- a CDS encoding alpha/beta hydrolase, with amino-acid sequence MPARTRRSTPRTLAALAAAVVLSLTSASVSTASPQTAATAASTAERLSGTLADGATWIADVPENWNGTLIVFSHGFGARAAQNAPREAVRLRLLEEGYALTGSSYDVSETLWGLESAERDQVATIAAVTEKIGEPTRTLAMGQSMGGLVNAQLARSGAGGIDGALGLCGLVAGANDLHGYQLDAEYTIARLLLPDTPVKLVDFASEAEGATTGQQLTDAVVAAQKTPEGRARIALAAAYLNLPAWAPGKDRPAAGDWEEQQAQQYDWFAQGILSRVEGARYHVEKALGGNNSGNKGIDYARLLSTSQHAPLVKALYREAGLDLRADLENLTANAKIKADPSAVATGERTSSAGQGLAVPLLDIHTTADDLVPVEQENRFADRVRASGDGPLLRQAYVERQGHCTFTTAETVSALHALESRLDTGRWGASATPGALQTAALALGLDGAAYVPYHPAELTIGRRL; translated from the coding sequence CAGCGGCACGCTCGCCGACGGCGCCACCTGGATCGCCGATGTGCCGGAGAACTGGAACGGCACCCTGATCGTCTTCAGCCACGGCTTCGGCGCCAGGGCCGCCCAGAACGCCCCCCGCGAGGCCGTACGCCTGCGCCTCCTCGAAGAGGGCTACGCGCTCACCGGCTCCTCCTACGACGTGAGCGAGACCCTCTGGGGCCTGGAGAGCGCGGAGCGCGACCAGGTCGCCACCATCGCGGCGGTCACCGAGAAGATCGGCGAACCCACCCGCACCCTCGCCATGGGCCAGTCCATGGGCGGACTGGTCAACGCGCAGCTCGCCCGCTCCGGGGCCGGCGGGATCGACGGCGCCCTGGGCCTGTGCGGCCTCGTGGCCGGTGCCAACGACCTGCACGGCTACCAGCTCGACGCCGAGTACACGATCGCCCGACTGCTGCTCCCCGACACACCTGTGAAGCTGGTGGACTTCGCCTCCGAGGCCGAGGGCGCCACCACCGGCCAGCAGCTCACCGACGCCGTCGTCGCCGCGCAGAAGACTCCCGAGGGCCGCGCACGTATCGCCCTCGCCGCCGCCTACCTCAACCTGCCCGCCTGGGCCCCCGGCAAGGACCGCCCCGCCGCCGGCGACTGGGAGGAGCAGCAGGCCCAGCAGTACGACTGGTTCGCACAAGGCATCCTCAGCCGCGTCGAGGGCGCCCGCTACCACGTCGAGAAGGCCCTCGGCGGCAACAACTCCGGGAACAAGGGCATCGACTACGCCCGCCTGCTGTCCACGTCCCAGCACGCGCCCCTGGTCAAGGCCCTGTACCGAGAGGCCGGCCTCGACCTCCGGGCCGACCTCGAGAACCTGACCGCCAACGCGAAGATCAAGGCCGACCCGTCCGCCGTCGCCACCGGCGAACGCACCTCCTCCGCCGGCCAGGGCCTCGCCGTCCCCCTCCTCGACATCCACACCACCGCCGACGACCTCGTCCCCGTCGAACAGGAGAACCGCTTCGCCGACCGCGTCCGCGCCTCCGGCGACGGCCCCCTGCTCCGCCAGGCCTACGTCGAGCGCCAGGGCCACTGCACCTTCACCACCGCCGAGACCGTCTCCGCCCTCCACGCCCTGGAGTCCCGCCTCGACACCGGCCGCTGGGGCGCCTCCGCGACCCCGGGCGCCCTCCAGACCGCCGCCCTCGCCCTCGGCCTCGACGGCGCGGCCTACGTCCCGTACCACCCGGCGGAGCTGACGATCGGGCGACGCCTGTAG